In the Pyrenophora tritici-repentis strain M4 chromosome Unknown M4_contig_00034, whole genome shotgun sequence genome, GCCTAGCGCGGCGGGATGACGACTTACCCTCCAAGGGTGAAAAACCTCCGTTGAGGATGAGTTCCAAGTCGCAAAGCTGCCTCTCAGACAAAACAATTGCGGGGAGCTTCTCTGCCTCGTCGAAGAGCTCCTTGCGACGGGGCGCATCGCGTGCAATCAAGTCCTTGAGGACGCCGCCTGTAGTTCAAGTTTGTCAGTGACCGCTGTGCTTGTATCACTAATTCTGTAAAAACTAACCGTGGGGTGCGTTCGCCATTTTGCGAGGATAAGATAAAGAATGAGGGGTATAAAAAGTCTCTGGACTAGATATGAAGACTTCGAGTTATGTCTGGCGGTTCAAAGCTTCTTCGCAAAGAGGTCTTTGGGTCACTTGAAATTTGAAAAAGATGCGACTGAAGAACAGAAGCCGGGGCACGGCGCAAGCCCTTTTTATTCTATGGAGACTACAGGTTCCATCCTTTCCGATTGTTGACCGTGTTATTCTGGTTTTTCACTGCCGCAGCGCCTAGGGTACAAAGCGGGTGTTTGTATGGGTCGGCAGATCTATGGAGCGATTGCGCAATTGCACGCGATATTTTAGAGCCTTACCTGTGTCGCCCGCAGCTTTCCGTTGGGCAAGAATAACAAAGTGACGTGAGCGGAGCGGAGTCCAAGAGGATCACATCTAGGTAGGCCAAGGTACCGTTTTAGCGCATATCGGAAGCTTCACTACTAAGAGACAGGCTGGCATGTGGATCATTAAATGTCTGATTCATTTGTGAGCTTCATTGGCTCGTATTTCGGGGGTATCTCGGCCCCGCATACATAATGCCGGCTGTGACTTCCGTTTACCCCATGTGCTGTCCTAGAAGAGTCCAACCCACATGCTATGATGCATATCCCAGGAAAAACCCAAACGCCGTGCTAATGCGAGTACAAGAAAAGACAACTACTGCGCCACGCAATACACTATGCGTTCAAAGAAATTTGCTGCAACTTGTTCTCAAGTTCTTGGTTTTGTCGCTTACTTTTGCTCTTGGAGGAACTGAGCATATCGCGACTTGGGGTTGTGGATACCGCACTCGGTCTTGTTCTTGCCCTTCCAGCGTCCTGATCGCTCATCCTCTCCAGCAGCTACTGGCTGGGTCGAATGCCAATCGCCAACGCTCTTGTAGCCCCTGTTGAGAAGCTCGTTGTACGGGACGTCGTTGGCATCCACGTACTCCTTGACCTGAGTAAAGCTCCAGTTGGCTAGTGGGTTGATCTTGATCAGACCAGCCTCGTCGACCTCAACAATGTCTAGGTCGCCACGCTTTCCACCTTGGCTACGTCGTCGACCAGTCAGAACGGCCTTGACTTGAAGCTCAGAGTATGCTCGCTCTGCAGGCTCGACCTTGGCGACATAGTCGTAGAGCTCATCGTTTGTTTCCCAAAGCTTATCACCGTGCCTGGTGGTGAAGTCATTCACACTGTCACAGCCGGCAGGCTTGTAGACATGGACGGGGGTCCCGTATCGCCTCCTTATCCGGTCAACAAGGGCGTATGTTTCATCGAAGTGATACAAGGTGTCCAAAAAGATCAGATCGTGTTGTGCTTCAGAGGTCCTTCGAGCTTCGAAAGCATATCTACGGTGACGAGTCCAGTAAGACCAAAGGCTGGTCTGGAAAAGTCCTGGTAAAGATGTGATGCACCATCGAAGGATGTCTACATCATGTTAGTCGAACATCCTCATAAGAATGTACCGCTACCACTAACCTTGTGGCTCGAGCTTCTGAAGCTGAGAGTTGATGAACTTCAAATGCGGCTTTGTGAAGTAGACCTCGGTCAGGCTTTCCTGACTTGATGCAGCAGAGGCATAGCCTGATTCTTCACGCATTGTGGGTTGTTTGTAGGAGTCGACTGCGGAAAACATTGGTGACGACATGTTTAAGGGGTGTGGCGAAACCGTGGTAACAACACGTGCAGAGCAGCCAAAAGATGGTCTTTGTGGTTTGGTGTTTAACGAAGGCTTCCCGAAAGAAGATTCTATTATCAAGCGTTGGGTTCTGGAGGTAGAAAGAGGGAAGAGGTCCACGGTCTAGAGTATATATTGGGCGCCGCCATCGCACTGGATTTGTAACCCACCTCCGCAAGGTGCGATAGCTGGGGGTGAAGACGTGCGATCACGCAATTCGCGCTAGTACATGGTGGAGCAAAACTCTTTCTGCCAGACTTATGTAAGTTGGCTTCACCAATCAGTCGGCGCAGCGAAGGTCTCTCAGGTCTGAGGCTGCAACGACGTCCATGCTCGTGCATTCCGCGGTGTGCGTTGGTTGCTCATCGCCCGATGGCTTGCGAGTTTGTCATCCAACGTCATACGGTCGATGTTTGTCGGACTTTGCGAAATATTGAAATCATCTTGCAGGAGAAAAGACGTTCAAACAAGGATAGCTCTTGAGATGCTTATTTCCTTATCCCATTATGACCCTCTCTGATGTTGCTTGTCCGTTGAGGCTGACAAAACGGTTTCGCCATCTTAGCTCGGCTCATCGGACAAGGGCCGGGCGATCGCTTCGGGCGCTTCGCTGATACGACTTGCGACACACATCGCGTTCCCTAAGAAGCCATCGGTTAGTAACTATTGTGTATGTGGAGTTGCGAGATATTTTACCTGAATCTCTCCTCGCTTCACTATCAACGGCCACTTAGCCTTCTCCACGACATGATGTCTTCGGTGCCACTGTGGGGAAAAACCAGCCCTGCGCATTCATCTTAACTCCGAGGCTGCTCACTACCGTCTGCGTCCGAGTAGAAAGCGATGCGACTTCTGTTCTCTTATAGCATGTTGCTGTTGTGAGTGTGGCGGATGTCAGCACGGGGGTCATGAGGAGGTCTTAACAATCCTCGCCTCTCACACACTAATCCAGCCGCGGCTAACCGCCGTGCCCAGGTGCTCTCCAGCTTAACATCGATTGGACGGAGAAATAAGAGCGTAGTTCTGATCTCAACATTATGCATGATACCTACTCAAGTGTATTCTCATCCATTTCATGTTATATTCTTCTCAGATTATCGGCGTTTAATCCTTTCATTTTCATATTCTTCATCGCATGATCCAGCCCCTCCAACATCGCAATCTTCCCCCTCCACAGCTCCCTTGCATTCCTCCAAAACACCCCATCTCTCTCTCCATCTTCCAACCACTGAACATCCGCCAATCCCTGATATTAGCATCCACATCCAGAATCCGATCCCATAAGGATAATCCGTACCAAACACCATCTGACTAACCGGCACGCCCATGCCCTCCGTCAACCCCTTGATCTGCTTCGGCCATACAGGTCCCGCACTATCGTACCAAAACCGCGTCTTGTACGCTTCGCGGGCGCATCCGAGGAGTTTGGGAAGCCGAGCAAAAAGCGCTCTGAGATGTCTGGAAAGGCACCTGCACCATGAGAGATGCGGTAATGCAGATTTGGGAATTTGGTGATTGTGTTTTCGGCGGTGAGGCTAGACACTGCTCTTGCAGTCTCAAAGTAAAACTCTCCTAGGCCAGAACGTAGGGGTGCTGTTTTAATTCATGCTTAGTCAGTTACTCCGGTCCAGGAGGTTAGAGAAAGATACTTACATGGTCGCGAGTTGATCAGTCGTCCATCATCGAGCTTGATGATGGGTTCCGTGGGATGCACAAACACAATCTCCCTCCATCCCCTCCATCACTCGTTGCTTTTCTTGCAAAAACTGCCAAATCGGGTCAAAAGCTGCATCCCCAGGATACATGCCCTCGTGATTGGTCAGCACGCCAACGCCACTGGTCCTATACCGAGCATTCTCTTCAACTCCGTTACAGATTCCGGTACATACGGCAACGGAAGGATAGCTAACCAACTAAAGCGCTCAGGGTAGATCTTGCACAGCTCAGCAGCGAAGCAGTTGAGCAGCCGAGCGAGAGCAagcgtcttcttcttgcgcAGATTCTGGTCCTTTTC is a window encoding:
- a CDS encoding CysH, 3'-phosphoadenosine 5'-phosphosulfate sulfotransferase (PAPS reductase)-FAD synthetase codes for the protein MSSPMFSAVDSYKQPTMREESGYASAASSQESLTEVYFTKPHLKFINSQLQKLEPQDILRWCITSLPGLFQTSLWSYWTRHRRYAFEARRTSEAQHDLIFLDTLYHFDETYALVDRIRRRYGTPVHVYKPAGCDSVNDFTTRHGDKLWETNDELYDYVAKVEPAERAYSELQVKAVLTGRRRSQGGKRGDLDIVEVDEAGLIKINPLANWSFTQVKEYVDANDVPYNELLNRGYKSVGDWHSTQPVAAGEDERSGRWKGKNKTECGIHNPKSRYAQFLQEQK